ATGTCCTGGGGTGCCGTCTGAGCTGTGGGCAACAGAGTCCGATATCCAGGGAGCCATCCAAGCTGTGGGCGGCAGGGTCCGATGTCCCGGGGAGCCATCCGAGTCAGAGCCAGAGGTTTGGTGCCACTAGCATGTGGTCATACTGAATGAGGGGGTTGGACAAGCCCACCCAGGGAGTCATATAGGGTATGACGGGAGAGGCTCAGCAAGTGAGCCCAGCAGCCCAAAGGGCCAGGTAAGGAGGGATCCaggaaaggacacagagaagaggctgcaggcaggcaggaggggagcCGGAGGGAAGAAAGTATGTCTGTTTAGGCAATGGTGTCATCTTGGGAACCACAGCGAGAGACATGGGGTAAGAGCCCTCAGCACACTGTGTGTGTGCCGCGGGCAGGGTGAGCGCGATCACATCTGACTCCCTTGGGGAGGACTTTTCTCAAAGCACAACGTGGCGAGCGGCTGCAGCTGATTCTTATTATTTGTCCTCATGAAAGGACATAACCTGAACGTTCCCTTCTGACTTCAAGTATCAATACCTACAAGGGTGAAGGGTGACGCCCCTCATCAACAGAAGTGTTTGCTGATAGTGGTGACGACTCAGGGTCACTCTGTTTCACAGAAAAAACTGGAATCAGAAGAAACTGAATACAGTGCATCCCTGTTGCGTTGTTATGGCTGTGAGTTTGGCCTTGGGTAGATGGCACAAATAAGCACTTATggtttttggtaaataaaaaaaaatctgtcctctGATAAATCATATTCATCTTTTGGTAACAATTATTAGCCTTCGATAACAAGAAATAATCTGTTCTTTTATTACATAACCTTTTAAGAactgtttacttgtttgttttgagaggcagggagagagcacacacaaatggaggcagggcagagagagagggacagagagagagaggagctgaggtctgatgcttcactgactgagccacccaggtgcccctaaattaccttttttgtttttgattttttttcaatatatgaaatttattgtcaagttggtttccatacaacacccagtgctctgtttttaattttttttaatgtttatttatttttgagacagagggggacagagagtgagtgggggggggcagagggcgagggagacatagaatctgaagcaggctccaggctcccacctgtcagcacagagcctgacacggggctcgaacccacgaaccgtgagatcatgacctgagccaaagtcggacgcttaaccgactgagccacccatgcgtccccccccgcccccccgccccataaCCTTTAATAAAAGTTAATCCTCTGAGTCTGTTAATAAAAACCATTACTGACAATCAagttgatggtggtgatggcttcTGGTGTCATTGAGGCTGCTATTAAATGTCCCAaagatgcctaggtggctcagtgggttaagcatcttgatttgggctcaggtcatgatcttatagctcatgagttcgagccccgcatcgggctctgtgcccacagtacagaccctgcttgggattctctctctccctctctttttctgcccctcccctgctctctcttatgctgtctctctctccctcaaaagtaaataaatattttttaaaaaggtcccaAAAGTTTTACTGGGTGCATGTACAGGTGAGTGAACTTCACACATACGTGAACTGTTAACAAAGAACAGGTGTGGGGACTAGAAACCGTGCCCGGTGGGCCTGGGCAATCTAGGCTCTGGTTCTGGTTCTCAGGATGCTTGCGAGGGAGATTTGTCACCTGTAAAATAAAGGGCGGTGGGCAGGATCTCCCCGGTGCCTTCAAGCTCCAACCCCCCGCCAccaacagagtatgagcagactTGTAACGGCAAGGAAGTGGTGTAATAAGGCTCCAAGCTGCGTCCCTTCCATCTTTCATAAAATACCCGTTTCTGGGGGAAAAGAACCTGTCACAACTAATATGATGAAGTGTTATCTTTATGAAGAATTCTCACAACTCAATAAGAGACGTGTAACCACGAAAAAATACTTCGCCAAAGAAGACACAGGGAATGTTAACCATGAGAGAATATCCAAACTCATTAGcaatcaaataaatgcaaatgaaaacgaGCTACTTTTTTATCACCTACCAAAtttacaaatcaaaaaaaaaatggagatgttGTTAGATGGGGGGGAGCAAGTCTGTGTATATAGATAcgcagtgaaaaaaagaaagcgtTTTATACTTTTCACGTCCGCGTAATTGGTTCAGGTGTTTTTGGAAAGACAGTTTGTTAATATGCTTTTaaagtcttcaaaaatatttatacccTTTCATCCAGCAATTCCGCTTTTAGAAATATGTCCTAGGGAAATAATTAAAGATGTGTGCAAAATTTGCATCTGAGGGAGTTCATTAGAGagctttgtttttagaaataatgatgaaaagtAAGAAGCAACTGGTATATCCAGGATTAGAGGATTCTTACAAATAAATGATGGTTCATCCGAATAGTGACTAGTCAGGTCATTTTTTTTAGGGTTCATGGTGACAATATGGtatggagtgaaaaaaaaaaggcaggataccaaaagagataaaaaatgccatttcatttttatttttatttgttaaagtttcttcatttttgagagagagagaaagagcacaagcaggggagggaccgagagagaggagacagtgaatccaaagcaggctccgggctctgagctgtcagcacagagccccacgcagggctcgaacccacaaaccgtgagatcatgcgctgagctgaagtcagacacctcatcatttcaattttaaaaaggaccGTGTGTGAGGCACAGAAGcaagactaaaagaaaatatccCAACACGTTAAATCAGATTAATTTTGATGAGTAGTTTTATATGTGgtttttcccccactgaattttccaaatgttcttcAATGAGCACATACATTTAATGaacaaattgttttataattagagaaaaagcaatcacatttttaaaaatacccccATTTTGCgggaaggggtgtctgggtggctcaatcagttaagtgtctgacttgggctcaggtcatgagctcagggcttatgggttcaagccctgaattgggccctctgctgtcagcgcagaacccgcttcagatcctctgtccctctttctctgcccctgccccctggttctctcctctctctctctctctctctgtctgtctcaaaataagtaaacttaaaaaagaatacccCCATTTTGTGTTGAGATGAAACCGAATGTACCATGAATTAGCGGCCAAGCCCTTGTCTACAGCAGGGCAGTTCAACCAGAGTGTGGGGCTACTTTGCTCCCAGGGGAATTTGAACTCAGAGAGCACACAGCCACCAGGTCCTACCCTGGCCAAGTCACAATCGGAAAGTAATCAAGTCATTGGGGAAAAACAATCCCCTATCACATTGGAGAATCTGATGCTTTCAATTCCTTGAGTAGAAAGAGTGGAGGCAGACAAGATCGGGCTATAAAAGGTAAAGTCTTAAAAATAGGGTCCAGccccagggcagagggggaggtggTAGGGAGTCAGAATCAGGAGCTCCCAGCTACAGGGTTCCCTCCAACTGGGTGTTAGATGGCCTCTCACAGTCTCCATGGTGGGCTTCCATTTCCGGGTCTGTAAAACGAGGGGGTTTGGTCAGACCAGGGGTTTCagacttcttcttctttttttcttttttttttaatttttttttttttgagagaggggggggggggcagagagagaaagagagaattccaagcaggctccacaccgtcagcacagagcccaacgcggggctccaactcatgaaccatgagatcatgacctcagccgaagtcagacgcttaaccaactgagccacccaggcgctccccgcccacccaccccccagacTTCTTTAAGTGGGAGGCCGGCTCAGCTTGATCGGACCCTGGGCTCCAGGCCTGGCCAGCTCTGGGATCAGGATCCCAGGAGCTTTCAGCCCTGATGCCCTGCAGGGTCCCAGGGGCACAGACATGGGGAGGGGTGAGTGGTAGGGCCCCGTGGAGTTGTGTGACACAGTGGTTCTGAACGTGGCCTACTCATTAATCCTTAATTTTTCTCCTGTAAAAAGGGGGCAATGACGCCTTCTAATGTACCGCTTTTTCCGTAGGGGATCTTCTGCgagaaggaagagagggtagGAAGGTGCTTCTGCGATGCCTTCAGTAGTGCTTACCCTTACGGGTGCCATCACCCAGTCACCTCGAGGTCCCATCTGACCCCCATCTTACGTGGTGCTGGTTACTGACCGCGTCCGGGCACAGGGGGCTGTAGGGATGAGCTCGCCTTCCTCCCCGTCCTGTCGCTGCCGCGTAACGGGCACCACTGCAAAcacgatctctctctctgaaaacgagccatacacacaaaaaaatgatttGCGTGTCTGGACACAGCGCACAGCTCTAGCACTGGGTTGACACGGAGACAAGTTACTCTCGGGGTGCATCCTGCGCTGCAGATCTTTGTCTTCGCTGCTTTCCGAGAACTCACCTGTGTGTTACTCTGAGCGAGGCCGTTCATTCTGTCGGTCAGCGACGACCCTTCCACTCTCCTCATCCAGCCCTGCTGCGATGTCCTAGCCAGCCGGCAACAGAGAGGGACGAGGTACAAATGACCGAGGAACCCCGGGGAAGTGGGGGTAGGCGGAGAGCAGGTTGGACCAGCTGCATCCAAGGCCCGTCTTGCCACCTGCCGTCAGCCCTGGAGGGGCTGAAATTCAGTTTGGTCTGGTAAGACCAGGAGTGCGATGATAGCAATGTGtcctttattattgtttaaaaatatttttcatgtttatttattttgagagacagagagagacagagagagagagacagagagagagagaacgagtgcgcacacaagcgggggaggggcagagagagagggttccaaagtgggttccaggctccaagctgtcaccacagaacccgatgcagggcttgaacccacgagcagtgagatcatgacctgagctaaagtcggacgtttaactgactaagccacccatgcaccccagcaaagtgtcctttaaaataaaccccactcagggcgcttgggtggctcagtcggttaagcgtccaccttcagctcaggtcacgatctcatggctcctgggttcaagccctgcatcgggctctgtgctgacccttcagagcttgcagcctgcttcgaattctgtgtctccctctctctctgcccctcccctgctcgtgctctgtctctgtctctctctctgtctctcaaaaatacataaacattaacaaaaataacaaataaaatgaaataaaccccACCCTAACAAAATCATGTGGAGAGCTACCATTAGTTTTTACTGAGAATTCGTTTTTATGGGATTTTTATTAGCTTTCTAATCACATCACAATAAATAACTGCCTCGGGATTTTTGCGATTCAACACGTTACACTTTGACCACTGCAGAACTTTCTATTAACTGGCATGTCCTGGGCTGGAGGTTGTGGCTTTCTCTCTTGGGTGCTTTCCTCAGGACCACTGCGATGGGATTTATTTCTTGGAATAATTCAGCAAGTTTCCATTGGATGCCTCCCGTGTGCAAGTGCTAGGGATTCAGACGTGAATACGATAAAACCCTGTTTTCCATGAGTTCGCAGGTTAGTGGAGGAGATACGACTTTAACTCTGCTCTAAGGAGCAGTGTCTGGCCACGGAGGCAATGAGTGCGTGACTCCAGAGTGGGCGAGGGGAGCACTGGGTGGCTGGCGCAGGGAACAAGGGGGCCAGGAGGTGAGGAGATGCCTCCCGAGGGTCCAGGCCAGGGTCATGGGAATGGAAGACGAGCAGGCCTCTGGTTGTTCCTGCATTTGAAATTCACAGTCAGGCAAAAAAGCACAGTGGTAAATAATGTTCTAAAGATCTCCCGTGTGTGTCTATTACCTTTTGTTTAATGAAGTTCTGCTTATTGAAAAATGCAGGCCCTCAGGAGCAGGGCACACAGCGACGCGGACCCCCGGAACCTGCCCTGACACGCCCTTCCCACACTTCGTTCGTAGTGCTCTGCACCCCGAGGTCTCAGTTCCCCACACTGTTCAGGCcgctgtccctccccacccccaccccacgacCCGGTCCCGCTCTCAGACACAGACGCAGCCCCATCAGATGGAACGCTTAGTTCACTGACCCTTCTTTCTCTTGTCCCCTTCATGGTCCCTGAGGCCTGactgctttttttctgaaatgtctcTGGAATCTGTCCCCTCCTTATTTCTCTGTAGGACTTCTCAACAGCCCCTGCTGGCTTCTTTGCCCCATCCATCTTCCCCCTCTATCCAGCCTTTAGACTGGGACCAGggtaatctttctaaaacactGCTCAGGACATATCCCAGCCCTGTGCTGAAACCTTTCATGGCTCCCTAGTGCCAATGCCGGAGGGTGTCAAATCATGGCCCATGGCCCACCCACATCAGAATCCCCTAGGCTATGAAATTGCAGATTCtagggccccaccccagactttcTGAAACAGCGGGGTCTTAGAACTTGCATTTTTAATAGGCAATCCCAGGAAAATTTTAAGTATCAAGCTGGATAAGCAGAGCCTGTAGAAGAAGCCTGATGTTTAGAGAAGCATCATAACCTGGCTGTCCATTCATTCATATCCTTGCAAGGTCATGCCTCTGCCCAGGGTCCTCCAGACTTCTCAAACCCCACCCCAACATCCTAGGCCCTCCTGCCTCCAGACTCTGTCCAtcggttcctttttcttttctttctttcttttttttttaaaaatttatttatttttttgagggtggggcacacagagagaaggagaaagagaatcccaagcaggctccacactgtcagcgtggagcccaacgcagggctcaaactcacaaactgtgagatcatgacctgagccgaaatcagagtcggacactcaactgactgagccacccaggcgcccctgttcctttttcttaaaatgcctttcttccctccctcagcTACCAAACTCTTACAGACCCTTCAAGGCCCAGCCCTGGAAAGCCTTCCTGGAAAGCCCAAGACGCTGCCTCCTGCTGCACGTCTGCCTGGCATGTGGTCAAGTTCTCCTTCATTCCCTTTCCTGTATTAAATTAGGTTTCGTTCTGCCTGTCTCCCCTACAGTACGGTACCGAGGGCCATGTCTTATTTCTTCATCCTTAACACTTTGTAAAGTGACCAAAACCTAAATGATGAAAAATGGAGAGAGGGTGATCTGTCTCCAGAGAGTGAATTTGGTTACTTTGGTTTGACTGTGGAAGAAAAATGCAATTCGATCTCATGTGTCGAAATGCCTTTCCTAACTGGCTTGTATGCGCAGTATATGACAACAATCCCGCACATAATGAGTAGCTGAAGAAAGCTGAATGATGCTGTGGTCTGTGACAAGTTCCAGGATGTGAGCCCGAGTGAACAAAATGTTCTTGTCAATTTTCTTAGGAATGCTGATGAGAATtcaattagaaattagaaaagttCTGATTTCACCTTTCTAGTCTTTGGTTTACGATTGTTGTTAACAGATGAACACATTTGGCTTCCTTGTACAAGGTATTTTGGTTTTGTGATGGTTCGCAACCTGGGCTGTCCAGTATGGTGGCCACTGGCCACACGTGGCTGTTGAGCCTGTGAAACACGGCCAGTATGATGGGAGATGTGCCGTAAGAGTAAAACACACATGGGGGTTTAAAGACTCACTGTGAAAACCAGATCGTAAAatcttcattaatattttttatattgattacatgttgaaatagtATTTTGGACACACTGGGTCAGACAAAATGGTTATTCACAttcatttcacctgtttcttgttagttttttgtatgtggctactagaaaaatttaaattagacaTGTGGCTTACATTATAGGTCTACTGGATGGTGCCAATCTAGACCCTTCTTACCCTCTACCTTTTTCTATTCCGGActattctgtttcctcttctctgcctctaaAACATCACCCCCAACAACAAAATCCCCAGCTCTGAAACACCTGCCATTCAACTATGTTACCTGTGACCCTCCTCGTGGTGACCATTTGCACACCCCCAGGTTGTGCTCCCAAATTCCGGGAAGATTTTAGCACCCTGGCtcagtcttgtcttttcttttcttttcttttcttttcttttcttttcttttcttttcttttttcttttccctaaccATATTCCACTATTTCCTAGTCATTTCAATGTTCGGGCAGGTATTTCTTCTAAAGCCCTGGCTCCAGGTCCTGACCTCATCTCATATGACCTtgtcccccactctccctcagCCGTTCCTTCCCACCGTCATGCTCGACACTTGTCAATAGCGAAAGCCCCCACACTGCTCTGCCTTGGTCTCAAgcctccctttctcccacccccataGCCTATTTTCCAGTTGCCTACCTTTAGTACTTGGGCTTCAAAATCCTCTGATAGCACCGGGATCTATCAGATGGCTCCTATGTCCTGGTCACTGTCCTCTCTCTCATGACATCACCTTTCTCCCAACCCCGTTAAGGTTCCATAGTCCGTCATTGTAGCCATTCCCTTCCGTGTGGTGTAATCCCATTGATGCCTCTCCTTCCCACACTGCACCAGCCTAGTAAAACCCTAGCCCTGGCTAAATCCGACTTCCGTCCTTCACCACGTGCCCACCTGGACAGCTGAACTGTAGCTGGAGAAAGGCACATGTCATGCTGAAGTTTTAAATTCATGAGCACCAGCCTGGGTGGGCTCTAAGTTTTGCCTGAAATCTCACTTTTTGTGCATTTCCTtattcctttcccccttttcctgaattattttgcGTGCTGCCCTCTCTCCTTAAACTGTCCGCCTCTCCTCACTCTTAGCTGATGATCCGGCTTCTATCTTTgctgaaaaaaagagacactGTACATTCAGTAGAGAACTTCTTCCACTTCTAACACTCCTGCCGTCAGCCTGCCCGCCTAGCTGCAAACCCTGCCTTTTCTTCTGTTCTGATGAATCAGTCATGCTACCAGTGAAAGCCCACAGCTCCACCAAGCTCTAGACCCCAAAGCCATGAATCATCAATGGTTTCTTTCCTCCTGGAAAATTCTTATTAGCTTATCAACTCTCCCGGAACTCCCGCAGCCCTCTCCAGTTACCGCTCCATTTCTGCTTGAATTTACATTCAGGTTCCTCAAGAGGGTTGTCTATACTCACGGTCTGCACTTTCTCCCCTCCCATCCTCTCTGGAAGCCATGTTGGTTAACCAGGCTTTCGTTTTCTCTACTCTGCCGAAACTGCTCTCCTCAAGGTCAACAATGACTCTGCTCTAGCGGTCCATTCCCAATTCTCATGTAATCTGAACTTGGACCAGATGTTAGCACAGTTGAAACACGTTAAGCCACCTTTGCTCCCTGGACACCACTCTCCCTCGGCTGTCCCTTCCCTCTTTGCCAGatccttcttgtttcttttgctttgttctcATCTCCCCAGCCTGTAAACTTTGAAATGCTCCAAGGACTGGTCTTTGGACCTTTTCTCCCTCTTAATTACCTATATTTCCTAGATAATCTCGCTTAGCCTCATGATTTTAAATCTCACCTGGTTGCATACAATACCCGTATTTTTATCCCCagcctctgcctgtctccccaacTCCTGATGCTACTAGACGTCCTATTTGGCCATTCCATAGGCATTTCACACTTAATATGCCTTTCCTAACCTATTCCACCTGCACCCTGTCCATTCATCAAATGGCTTAaaactccttctctctctactaaCACATCTCAGCCATCAACAAACTAAATTGCATCCAGAATCCAACCATGTCATGCTGCCTCACAACCACATTCTGGTTCGTGCGTGGTCCATGGTTTACTTTTCTGTGTGGCACTTATTAGGACCCGGCATCTTTgtatttgttgttgctgtttggcTATTGACCACCTTCCTGGTGGAAAATAAACTCCAAGAGGGTAGTGCTTCGTTTCATCCACTGCCGTGTCCCAGCATGTAGAACAGTGCCCGGCAGGAAGCTggcactgaataaatgtttggtgaatgaatTTGGGGAACGCGACTGTCTTATTTACAAACTTCTAGCAAAGGCTGGTCTCTACAGCAGATCTCCGGCCAACCGTGCCATGGTATTCTGAATTCTGGTCCTTGTGTTGGGCTCCTGGGGGTATTGGGTCTATATCTTCTGTTTAATTAGGCAATGAAAGGAGAGCTTGCCCtagtaaaaataatttcccaTCCCTTATCAGAGCAGCTAAGGGAAGTGTTAggagatgggggatggggacAGTAGAGGCAGAGGGCCCCTGGGTTCCTGGATCACAGCTCTGGGGGGTAACTGTCCTTCTCAGCAGGCTGCCTGCTCATCTGGGTTTCAGGCACAGCTGCACTGAGCTCAAAACACGAGGCCGTGCCGATGCTGGACTTGTGCTGACTCAGTCCCAAAATATCATGTCATTGAGATGTGCAAACTTCATAAAATATCGCATCCTGTACTGTTCTGCCTCAGGGAAGCTTGTGAGAAAAGGGCAgatttctattaatttaaaatattggttTGATCAACTTCCTTAAGGTTAATTATTTTGCACTTGTAGGGACCCTGGCCTACAAGGTCAAAGTtcaaaaagcaaagaaggaacAGTGTTTCACGACTACCATCAAAATGACAACGATTTCATGACCACAACAGAAGGTCAAGGACAAGTTAAACTTGGCACCAGGGCGAGGGTATCTGTGGCTGCCTACCTTGTCCTTTGTCGAGGGGGAGGAAGTGGCATCTGTGTGTTTGTTAAGTAACAGGATGAGGGCGGGGCCTGTGCATACATTTAGTTCACAATTCATAAAAGTGTGATAGAAAGTTTCTGAGAATCTTTGCTTTGCAGTCtcaaatatttagcatttttattggTTTCAAGTGAGTGCTTTGTTGAACATCAGTAGTGTTTTCCTGCATGGTCTGGCCTGTGCCTTGTGGGGAGACGACCACACCTCGCAAGGGCTCACCATCTGTCCCTCAGGGCATGTTGGCTTGCACCACACACCTAGGCTGGATAGGTGTCTGGTTTTGCCACAGGTATTGAAACCACATAAGACAAAAATGCCTTCTAATTGTTCACACTTTCAAAAATATCGGAACACTGTTGAACATAATTTGGGTACCTCTTCCCGATCATTTACGCATTGCTTGTGGCACTTTctgcatcaaaaaaataataacaatgacaacatggaccacacatatattttatctttGCATGTGAATGCGATTAATCTGGTTCCTCAGGATGGGAGACAGAGTGATGGGAGATGAATGATTTTCAAAATGCCATTCAGAAAGTTGGGCCAGACGGGAAATGGACCCCAAGagttctgcccctctctgctttgCTGGATCCCTGTTGGCCCTGAGCCACAAGCAAACAATAATACAGGATTAAGGGCTATTGGAGGATCAACAAGTCATTAAGTCAGTTCTCTTTTCTGCAGAAATGTCTAGTTTTATCATTGTCAGAGAGACAGCTGTACAGCTTAAACATATTTGTTAGCAACATGAAGTTTACGACCCATAGCTGAGATTCTCCCTGCTACCCCAATGCATCACTTTTcatggtgtgtttttgttttacttgtttataGAAAATTACCTGAAGAGCCCCTGCCCCCGGCCTCCTCATGGAGGTGTCGAACATGACATCGTCCGTCGACGAGAAGTCCACGAACACCTCGACTGCCAGGAACACCTCGGTCGGGGACCTGCATCGGGAAATCCCGGTCGTGCACTGGGTGATTATGAGCATTTCCCCTCTGGGCTTTGTTGAAAATGGGCTCCTCCTCTGGTTCCTCTGCTTCCGGATGAAAAGAAACCCCTTCACCGTCTACATCACCCACTTGTCTATAGCAGACATCTCACtgctcttttgtatttttattctgtcGGTCGACTATGCTTTAGATTATGAGCTCTCTTCTGGCTATTACTACACGATTGTCACATTATCGGTGACGTTTCTGTTTGGCTACAACACGGGCCTCTATCTGTTGACGGCCATTAGCGTGGAGAGGTGCCTGTCTGTCCTGTACCCCATCTGGTACCGATGCCATCGCCCCAAGCACCAGTCGGCGTTTGTCTGTGCCCTCCTGTGGGCACTGTCATGCTTAGTGACCACCATGGAATATGTCATGTGCATTGACAGTGAAAGACAGGGTCACTCTCGAAGTGACTGCAGGGCGGTGATCATCTTTATAGCCACCCTGAGCTTCCTGGTCTTTACTCCTCTCATGGTGGTGTCCAGCACCATCCTGGTGATTAAGATCCGCAAGAACACGTGGACGGCCCATTCCTCAAAGCTGTACATAGTCATCATGGTCACCATCATCATATTCCTCATTTTCGCCATGCCCATGAGGCTCCTCTACCT
The DNA window shown above is from Panthera uncia isolate 11264 unplaced genomic scaffold, Puncia_PCG_1.0 HiC_scaffold_1616, whole genome shotgun sequence and carries:
- the LOC125917248 gene encoding proto-oncogene Mas produces the protein MEVSNMTSSVDEKSTNTSTARNTSVGDLHREIPVVHWVIMSISPLGFVENGLLLWFLCFRMKRNPFTVYITHLSIADISLLFCIFILSVDYALDYELSSGYYYTIVTLSVTFLFGYNTGLYLLTAISVERCLSVLYPIWYRCHRPKHQSAFVCALLWALSCLVTTMEYVMCIDSERQGHSRSDCRAVIIFIATLSFLVFTPLMVVSSTILVIKIRKNTWTAHSSKLYIVIMVTIIIFLIFAMPMRLLYLLYYEYWSAFGNLHDISLLFSTINSSANPFIYFFVGSSRKKRFKESLKVVLTRAFKDEMQPRRQEDNSNTTTIETVV